TTCGTCGTGGGCCACAAATTTAGTGGTTTTATTGACAAATTTACCATAGATCGGGTGTTTTACTTTACGTTTTACGGCAACCACGATAGATTTATCCATCTTGTTGCTCATAACTATCCCGATT
The Williamwhitmania sp. genome window above contains:
- the rpsQ gene encoding 30S ribosomal protein S17, which translates into the protein IGIVMSNKMDKSIVVAVKRKVKHPIYGKFVNKTTKFVAHDEKNECSIGDTVRIMETRPLSKTKRWRLIEIIEKVK